In Streptomyces chartreusis, the following proteins share a genomic window:
- a CDS encoding ComEC/Rec2 family competence protein codes for MSHDSQDSQDSQDTLVPASRPARAAVHATSGRRLGAAHPRQEGPTDLRLVPPALAAWATAALMLDAPPEWVAGLAVVCLVAAGVLLLVRRGGTGGESLRAPVLPGGAGGRSLRAPVRRGGSVGSGGQSLALPVRLTWPRTSAAALLLCVAGAAVSAALHGADLRRGPVPGLAREYATVTAEIEITSDPRLTRPRVKGDHMAPTAVLVNADVRRVEKPDGTAIDTRAPVLVIVDAGRGSSADAEDQPQPPSTTHPTPWLTLLPSTRLRITARLAPSLSDGDRIAAVLRVRESAGTEAVGEPSAVQRLAGRLRGGLREATDGLPADARALLPGLVVGDTARITPELDEAFKETDLAHTLAVSGSNLTIILALLIGPPGLAQHVERRGLAPRLGISLRTTALFGGALTLAFVVVCRPDPSVLRAAACGAVALLALATGRRRSLIPALATAVLLLVLYDPWLARSYGFLLSVLATGALLTLAPRWSAALRRRRVPPRLAEALAAAAAAQALCAPVVAVLSARVSLVAVPCNLLAEFAIAPATVLGFAALATAPLAMPVAKALAWCASWPAGWLANVARTGAALPGAGVDWPGSWTGAALLALVTVVVVLAGRRLLRHPWWCGVCAALLLLAVVQPPPLTRVVTGWPPPGWRYAMCDVGQGDATVFAAGEGTGVVVDAGPDPTLIDRCLRTLGITRIPLVVLTHFHADHVAGLPGVLRGRAVGAIETTGHEEPVDQAEFVRRQAAARRIPVTRATAGEERCTGPLNWRVLWPPPPPLPAPPAPAPHQALTPDAPEGPNDSSVTLLVRSAGLRFLLLGDLEPPAQRALLRSPAGPLLGGVDVLKVAHHGSAYQDPELIRRAAPRLALISAGADNPKGRDFQF; via the coding sequence ATGAGTCACGACAGCCAGGACAGTCAGGACAGCCAGGACACCCTCGTCCCCGCCTCCCGGCCTGCCCGAGCCGCTGTTCACGCCACATCCGGCCGACGGCTCGGCGCAGCCCACCCGCGTCAGGAGGGGCCGACGGACCTGCGCCTGGTCCCGCCGGCGCTTGCTGCTTGGGCCACGGCGGCGCTCATGCTGGACGCACCGCCGGAGTGGGTGGCGGGCCTGGCGGTGGTCTGCTTGGTTGCGGCAGGCGTGCTGCTGCTGGTGCGGCGGGGTGGGACGGGCGGGGAGAGTCTTCGTGCGCCGGTGCTGCCAGGTGGAGCGGGCGGACGAAGCCTTCGAGCGCCGGTGCGACGAGGCGGGAGTGTCGGGAGTGGCGGGCAGAGCCTTGCGCTCCCGGTGCGACTCACATGGCCCCGCACCTCGGCCGCCGCCCTGCTGCTCTGTGTCGCGGGGGCCGCCGTATCCGCCGCGCTGCACGGAGCCGACCTGCGTCGTGGGCCGGTGCCGGGGCTGGCGCGGGAGTACGCCACCGTGACCGCAGAGATCGAGATCACCTCGGACCCTCGGCTCACCCGTCCCAGGGTCAAGGGGGACCACATGGCGCCGACCGCTGTGCTGGTCAACGCGGACGTACGACGCGTCGAGAAGCCGGACGGCACGGCGATCGACACCCGGGCGCCGGTGCTGGTGATCGTCGACGCGGGCAGGGGCTCCTCAGCCGATGCCGAGGATCAGCCTCAGCCTCCCTCCACCACCCACCCCACCCCATGGCTGACCCTCCTCCCCTCCACCCGCCTGCGTATCACCGCCCGGCTCGCACCCTCCCTCTCGGACGGGGACCGGATCGCGGCCGTGTTGCGGGTGCGGGAGTCCGCCGGGACGGAGGCCGTGGGGGAACCGTCGGCGGTGCAGCGGCTGGCGGGGCGGTTGCGGGGTGGGCTGCGGGAGGCGACCGACGGGTTGCCGGCGGATGCGCGGGCGTTGCTGCCGGGGCTGGTTGTCGGGGACACCGCACGGATCACGCCGGAGCTGGACGAGGCGTTCAAGGAGACCGACCTCGCACACACGCTGGCAGTCTCCGGCAGCAACCTCACGATCATCCTGGCCCTGCTCATCGGCCCGCCCGGCCTCGCCCAGCACGTCGAGCGCCGAGGGCTCGCACCCCGGCTCGGCATCTCACTGCGCACGACCGCGTTGTTCGGCGGCGCTCTCACGCTCGCGTTCGTCGTGGTGTGCCGGCCGGACCCGAGCGTGCTGCGGGCAGCGGCCTGCGGGGCCGTCGCGTTGCTGGCCCTGGCGACCGGGCGCCGCAGATCGCTGATTCCGGCGCTGGCGACGGCCGTACTCCTGCTGGTGCTGTACGACCCTTGGCTGGCCCGCAGCTACGGCTTCCTGCTCTCCGTCCTGGCGACGGGCGCCCTGCTCACCCTCGCACCCCGCTGGAGCGCCGCGCTGCGCAGACGCCGGGTGCCGCCGAGGCTGGCCGAGGCGCTGGCGGCCGCGGCTGCCGCGCAGGCGCTGTGCGCGCCGGTCGTGGCGGTGCTGTCGGCCCGGGTGAGCCTGGTGGCGGTGCCGTGCAACCTGCTGGCGGAGTTCGCGATCGCGCCGGCCACGGTCCTGGGCTTCGCGGCGCTGGCGACGGCACCGCTCGCGATGCCGGTGGCCAAGGCGCTGGCCTGGTGCGCGAGTTGGCCGGCCGGGTGGCTGGCGAACGTCGCCCGGACAGGGGCCGCGCTGCCCGGCGCGGGTGTGGACTGGCCCGGCAGCTGGACCGGGGCGGCACTGCTCGCCCTCGTCACGGTGGTCGTCGTGCTCGCCGGACGTCGGCTGCTGAGGCACCCCTGGTGGTGCGGGGTCTGCGCGGCGCTGCTCCTGCTGGCGGTGGTGCAGCCGCCGCCGCTGACCAGGGTCGTCACGGGGTGGCCGCCGCCGGGGTGGAGGTACGCGATGTGCGACGTGGGGCAGGGCGACGCGACGGTGTTCGCGGCGGGCGAGGGGACCGGGGTCGTCGTGGACGCCGGACCCGATCCGACGCTGATCGACCGTTGCCTGCGCACGCTCGGCATCACGAGGATCCCGCTCGTCGTGCTGACCCACTTCCACGCCGACCATGTGGCGGGCCTGCCCGGCGTGCTGCGCGGGCGGGCGGTGGGCGCGATCGAGACCACGGGGCACGAAGAGCCGGTGGACCAGGCGGAGTTCGTGCGCAGACAGGCGGCTGCCCGGCGGATTCCCGTGACGCGGGCCACCGCCGGGGAGGAGAGGTGCACCGGCCCCCTGAACTGGCGAGTTCTGTGGCCACCGCCACCGCCACTGCCAGCGCCACCGGCACCGGCACCGCACCAAGCCCTGACCCCGGACGCCCCGGAGGGCCCCAACGACTCCAGCGTCACCCTGCTCGTCCGGTCGGCGGGGCTGCGGTTCCTGCTGCTCGGTGACCTGGAACCCCCGGCGCAGCGGGCGCTGTTGAGATCGCCGGCGGGGCCGCTGCTGGGCGGCGTGGACGTGCTGAAGGTCGCCCACCACGGCTCGGCGTACCAGGACCCGGAGCTCATACGCCGGGCCGCGCCCAGGCTGGCGCTGATCTCCGCGGGGGCGGACAACCCAAAGGGTCGTGACTTCCAGTTCTAG
- a CDS encoding methyltransferase domain-containing protein: MEKGALASDWLPAFKAVPRDLFVPEVIWPGRAGMNRQSDRVIRSEEPDAWLEAVYADAPITTQWDDGAFTGAGKGKIPSSSSSMPTMVFSMLDALSVEEGQRVLEIGTGTGWNAALLSHRLGAENVFTVEVDGSSAREARKRLNDAGFDPVSVIGDGAEGYAEGAPYDRLIATASIGSVPRRWVEQTKPGGIILAPWGPTYGGEAIVRLTVAEDGTASGSFIGSSAFMRLRAQRVQRTHVREYLGGQKWPADGARSVTPISPDAVGDWHIMFAIGAQVPGAFPWMESYNDGSYTLWLRDTAVTSWATADYEKGRDEFEVYQSGPRRLWDEVETAYLWWEKQGRPGFERFGLTVDADGEHVWLDSPGNPVPVRSA, from the coding sequence ATGGAAAAGGGCGCGCTCGCGAGTGACTGGCTTCCCGCGTTCAAGGCCGTGCCACGTGATCTGTTCGTTCCGGAAGTAATCTGGCCGGGGCGCGCTGGCATGAACCGCCAGAGTGACCGAGTCATCCGCAGCGAGGAACCTGACGCGTGGCTGGAGGCTGTCTACGCGGACGCCCCGATCACGACTCAGTGGGATGACGGCGCGTTCACCGGCGCCGGAAAAGGCAAGATCCCGTCTAGCTCTAGCTCCATGCCGACCATGGTTTTCTCGATGCTCGATGCGCTGAGCGTTGAAGAGGGTCAACGGGTGCTGGAAATCGGCACGGGTACCGGCTGGAATGCTGCCCTGCTCTCCCATCGGCTCGGTGCTGAGAACGTGTTCACGGTTGAGGTCGACGGAAGCAGCGCGAGGGAAGCGCGCAAGCGCCTGAATGACGCGGGATTCGACCCTGTGTCCGTCATCGGTGATGGTGCGGAGGGTTACGCCGAGGGCGCCCCGTACGACCGGCTGATTGCCACGGCATCGATCGGCAGTGTCCCCCGGCGATGGGTCGAGCAGACGAAGCCGGGCGGGATCATCCTTGCCCCCTGGGGACCGACATACGGCGGCGAAGCCATTGTGCGGCTGACCGTGGCCGAGGACGGGACTGCGTCAGGCTCGTTCATCGGCTCGTCCGCGTTCATGCGCCTACGCGCTCAGCGAGTCCAGCGCACGCACGTCCGGGAATACCTCGGTGGTCAGAAGTGGCCAGCGGACGGCGCTCGCAGCGTTACGCCTATCTCGCCGGATGCGGTGGGCGACTGGCACATCATGTTCGCCATCGGCGCGCAGGTGCCTGGTGCGTTCCCATGGATGGAGTCGTACAACGACGGCTCATACACGCTGTGGCTGCGAGATACGGCCGTGACGTCATGGGCAACGGCGGACTACGAAAAGGGCCGAGACGAATTCGAGGTCTATCAGTCCGGTCCGCGCCGACTCTGGGATGAGGTGGAGACTGCCTACCTGTGGTGGGAGAAACAGGGGCGCCCCGGCTTCGAGCGATTCGGGCTGACCGTGGACGCTGACGGCGAACACGTGTGGTTGGACTCGCCCGGCAACCCTGTACCTGTCCGGAGCGCCTAG